The following coding sequences are from one Pelagovum sp. HNIBRBA483 window:
- a CDS encoding acetyl-CoA C-acetyltransferase — protein MTNVVIASAARTAVGSFGGAFANTPAHELGAAVIEAVVARAGIDKSEVSETILGQVLTAAQGQNPARQAHINAGLPKESSAWVINQVCGSGLRTVMLGAQHIMLGDASIVVAGGQENMTLSPHAAHLRAGHKMGDMKYIDTMIRDGLWDAFNGYHMGQTAENVAEQWQISREQQDEFALASQNKAEAAQKAGKFVDEIIPFIVKTRKAEITVDQDEYIRHGATIESMQKLRPAFTKDGTVTAGNASGINDGAAATLLMSADEAEKRGITPLARIASYATAGLDPSIMGVGPIHASKKALEKAGWSASDLDLVEANEAFAAQACAVNKDMGWDPSIVNVNGGAIAIGHPIGASGNRVLNTLLFEMQRRDAKKGLATLCIGGGMGVALCVERP, from the coding sequence ATGACCAATGTTGTAATCGCTTCCGCTGCACGGACTGCCGTCGGCAGCTTCGGTGGTGCATTCGCCAACACCCCCGCGCATGAACTCGGCGCTGCCGTGATCGAGGCCGTCGTCGCCCGCGCCGGCATCGACAAATCCGAAGTCAGCGAAACGATCCTTGGTCAGGTTCTCACCGCCGCCCAAGGCCAGAACCCCGCGCGTCAGGCTCATATCAACGCTGGCCTGCCGAAAGAATCCTCCGCTTGGGTCATCAATCAGGTCTGCGGCTCCGGCCTGCGCACCGTGATGCTCGGCGCACAGCACATCATGCTGGGCGATGCCTCCATCGTCGTCGCTGGCGGTCAGGAAAACATGACCCTTTCGCCCCACGCCGCGCATCTCCGCGCTGGTCACAAAATGGGCGACATGAAATACATCGACACCATGATCCGTGACGGCCTTTGGGATGCATTCAACGGCTACCACATGGGCCAGACGGCAGAGAACGTCGCCGAGCAGTGGCAGATCAGCCGCGAGCAGCAGGACGAATTTGCGCTTGCCTCCCAGAACAAAGCCGAAGCCGCGCAAAAGGCTGGTAAGTTCGTCGATGAAATCATCCCCTTCATCGTCAAAACCCGCAAAGCCGAGATCACCGTCGATCAGGATGAATACATCCGCCACGGCGCAACGATCGAGAGCATGCAAAAGCTCCGCCCCGCCTTCACCAAGGACGGCACCGTCACCGCAGGCAATGCCTCCGGCATCAACGATGGCGCCGCCGCCACGCTTCTGATGTCCGCAGATGAGGCCGAAAAGCGCGGCATCACACCGCTTGCCCGCATCGCCTCTTATGCCACCGCTGGGCTTGATCCGTCGATCATGGGCGTCGGCCCGATCCACGCATCCAAGAAAGCGCTGGAAAAAGCTGGCTGGTCCGCTTCCGATCTCGACCTCGTTGAAGCCAACGAAGCCTTCGCCGCACAAGCCTGCGCCGTGAACAAGGACATGGGCTGGGATCCGTCCATCGTAAACGTCAACGGCGGCGCCATCGCCATCGGCCACCCGATCGGCGCATCCGGCAACCGGGTTCTCAACACGCTGTTGTTCGAAATGCAGCGCCGCGACGCCAAGAAAGGCCTCGCCACCCTCTGCATCGGCGGCGGCATGGGCGTCGCCCTCTGCGTCGAGCGCCCGTAA
- the phbB gene encoding acetoacetyl-CoA reductase — protein sequence MSRVALVTGGSRGIGAAISKALKAEGHTVAATYAGNDEAAAAFTAETGIKTYKWNVGSYDESKAGIEKVEAELGPIDIVVANAGITRDAPFHKMTPEQWHQVIDTNLTGVFNTIHPIWPGMRERKFGRVIVISSINGQKGQFAQVNYAATKAGDLGIVKSLAQEGARAGITANAICPGYIATEMVMAVPEKVRESIIGQIPAGRLGEPEEIARCVTFLASDDSGFINGSTISANGAQFFV from the coding sequence ATGTCCCGCGTTGCACTGGTCACCGGAGGCTCCCGTGGCATCGGCGCCGCCATTTCCAAGGCCCTGAAAGCCGAAGGCCACACCGTCGCCGCCACCTATGCCGGCAATGACGAAGCCGCCGCTGCGTTCACCGCAGAGACGGGGATCAAAACCTACAAGTGGAACGTGGGCAGCTACGACGAATCCAAAGCGGGCATCGAGAAAGTCGAAGCCGAGCTTGGCCCGATTGATATCGTCGTCGCCAACGCTGGCATCACCCGCGATGCACCCTTCCACAAGATGACGCCCGAACAGTGGCATCAGGTGATCGACACCAACCTCACCGGCGTGTTCAACACCATCCACCCGATCTGGCCCGGCATGCGTGAGCGCAAGTTCGGCCGCGTGATCGTCATCTCCTCGATCAACGGTCAGAAGGGCCAGTTCGCGCAGGTGAACTATGCCGCGACCAAGGCTGGCGACCTCGGCATCGTCAAGTCGCTCGCACAGGAGGGCGCCCGCGCTGGTATCACCGCCAACGCCATCTGCCCCGGCTACATCGCGACCGAAATGGTCATGGCCGTGCCGGAGAAAGTCCGCGAATCGATCATCGGTCAGATTCCCGCCGGTCGCCTTGGCGAGCCGGAAGAGATCGCCCGCTGCGTGACCTTCCTCGCGTCCGACGACTCCGGCTTCATCAACGGCTCTACGATCTCCGCCAACGGCGCGCAGTTCTTCGTCTGA
- a CDS encoding tRNA1(Val) (adenine(37)-N6)-methyltransferase, giving the protein MDAALTDDKFLDGRLNILQPRDGYRAGVDPVLLAAAVPAKAGEHVLELGCGAGVASLCLLSRVNGLLGTGIEIQTIYADLACRNAERADLPLDVVTADLRELPQKVREKSFHHVMMNPPYFDRAASTPAQDDGRDIALGGATEMADWIGVAARRLRPQGSLTLIQRIERLPEIIGLVEARFGSIVIRPIVAREGRAAGLFLLQARKAGRAAFHLSLPLIMHEGPRHERDGDDYTPEIREILRNGGALQMKAG; this is encoded by the coding sequence ATGGATGCGGCCCTGACCGATGACAAGTTCCTCGACGGACGGCTGAATATCCTACAACCGAGAGACGGCTATCGGGCAGGTGTTGACCCTGTTTTGCTCGCGGCTGCGGTGCCGGCAAAAGCGGGGGAACACGTCTTGGAACTTGGCTGCGGCGCGGGTGTGGCGAGCCTGTGTTTGCTGTCTCGCGTTAACGGTTTGTTAGGCACCGGGATCGAGATACAGACGATTTACGCGGATTTGGCATGCCGCAACGCAGAAAGAGCGGATTTGCCGCTGGATGTGGTGACGGCTGATTTGCGGGAATTGCCGCAAAAGGTGCGGGAGAAATCATTTCACCATGTAATGATGAATCCTCCCTATTTCGACCGCGCGGCGAGTACCCCTGCACAAGATGACGGGCGCGATATCGCCTTGGGCGGCGCGACGGAAATGGCGGACTGGATTGGCGTGGCCGCGCGGCGGTTGAGGCCGCAAGGCAGCCTGACCCTGATCCAGCGGATCGAGCGATTGCCGGAAATTATTGGTCTGGTGGAGGCACGTTTCGGTTCGATTGTGATTCGGCCCATCGTGGCCCGCGAAGGGCGGGCAGCGGGGCTTTTCTTGCTACAGGCGCGAAAAGCGGGGCGCGCGGCGTTTCACCTTTCGCTGCCGCTGATCATGCATGAGGGGCCGCGCCATGAAAGGGATGGAGACGATTATACGCCGGAAATCAGGGAAATACTGCGTAATGGCGGCGCGCTTCAAATGAAAGCGGGATGA
- a CDS encoding YdcH family protein has protein sequence MTLSSHLEELRKKHQHLSDAVEEALKSPSSDDLEIVKLKKQKLQIKEEITRLSTH, from the coding sequence ATGACCCTAAGTTCGCATCTGGAGGAACTGAGGAAGAAACATCAACACCTCTCGGACGCAGTGGAAGAGGCACTGAAATCGCCATCATCTGATGATCTGGAAATCGTCAAGCTGAAGAAGCAGAAGCTCCAGATCAAGGAAGAGATCACACGGCTCAGCACCCACTAG